The sequence TCGTGAGACAGTTCGGTCCCTATCCGTCGCAGGCGCAGGAAATTTGAGAGGAGCTGTCCTTAGTACGAGAGGACCGGGATGGACAGACCGATGGTGAATCAGTTGTCTCGCCAGAGGCAGAGCTGAGAAGCTAAGTCTGGGAAAGATAAGAGCTGAAGGCATCTAAGCACGAAGCAGACCTCAAGAAGAGATTTCCCACTCCGCAAAGGAGGTAAGACACCAGAAAGACGAACTGGTAGATAGGTCTCAGGTGGAAGAGCAGTAATACTTTAAGCTGAGAGAAACTAATAAGTCGAGGGCTTGACCTAAAGATTCTTCTTCAAAGTTTTCAGGGAAAAGGGTAAGGAAGTAAAGGGAAAAAAGGAAAAAGTATTTGGTGACAAAGACGAGAGGGAAACACCTGTAACCATACCGAACACAGAAGTTAAGCCTTTCAGTGCTGATGGTACTTGAGTGGAAACGCTCTGGGAGAGTAGGACGTTGCCAGATAAAGAAGCTCTATTTCGTATAAAGGTTATCGAAGTAGGGCTTTTGTTTTATATATAAGTATTTATTTTATAAGGAAGTGTATATTTTATGACAGGGAGCTCAAATTCTTTTAAACGAAATTTTATAATTTTTATTTCTCTTGCCATTATATTTTTATTTAAGTTGATTCCTGCTCCGACGGGTTTACCCCAGGCAGGAATGGAAGTTTTGGGAATATTTATTGGTTGCCTTATCCTGTGGCTAACTATTTCTATTGATTGGCCAAGTTTTCTTTGTATAGGATTATTGGGGCTTATGCCAATGCTTGGATTCAACAATGTATTAGCAAGTTCTTTTGGAAATTCGACCTTTGCTTTTTTAATGTTTACGTTTATATGTACTTATGCTCTTTCAGAAACGCCATTTTTACGTCGATGCGCTTTATTTTTTATTACCAGTCCTATAGCTAAAAAAGGATCTTGGCATTTTGTAATTTTATTCTTTTTTTCTGTCATATTTGTAGGTTCATTTATTTCTCCAACAGTATTATTTGTTATTTTTTTACCAATTCTTGAAGAAATCTATAATGTTTTGAAACTTAAAAAGGGAGATAAGATAGCAGAGATGTTGATGATGGGATTGGCTTTTTGTACATCTATATCTTCGGGGATGACCCCAATTGCCCATGTGTTTTCTTTAATGGCTATGGGTTATTACAAAGCAGCAACAGGAAGGTCAATTGATTATGCCTCTTATATGGCATTTGCAGTGCCTGTAGGATTAATTAGCTTAATTTTTATGATTTTAATTTTTAAGCTTATTTATCGCCCTGACATGTCATACATTCAAAATATAGATATTTCTTCATTGAAAGCAGATAATAAACCTATGGATCATAAAGAAAAAAGTATACTAACAATCTTTGCAATTGTAGTAGGTCTATGGATAATACCAGGACTTATTAAACCTATTTTCCCAAGTATTGCAGCAAAAATTGATTTTTATGGTACAGCAATGCCTCCTTTATTTGGAGCGATTGCTTTATCTGTACTTACTTTTGAAGGCAAACCATTGCTTAATTTTAAAAATGCTATGTCAAAAGGAGTACCTTGGGGAAGTTTAATTATGGCAGCAGCGACATTAACTTTCGGTACAGCAATGACTAATGAAAAAATTGGATTAACAAAATATTTGTCGAACAGCTTAGGACCGGCGGTTTCAAATATGGCGCCTTGGCTACTTGTTTTATTGTTTACATTATGGGCAGCTGTTCAAACTAATTTATCTTCCAATATGGTTACGGTTACAACGGTTTGTACTATTGGAATTCCTATTGTTTTATCAACAAATGGAGCAGTAAATACTGCAGCCGTTGCATCAATTATTGGAATGATGTCTTCCTATGCTTTTGCTACTCCACCTGCTATGCCTCATATTGCAATTGCGGGAAGTTCAGGATGGGCCCATGCTTCTCAGTTACTTAAGTATGGAACTTTATTAATGATTATTACGGTAATTATCACCGTTATTATAGGGTATCCTATTGCATCGGCATTAATGTAGATTATATATAACTTTAAGTTCTGCTTTATAAAAATATTTTATGATTCATAGGGAAATTCTAATTTTCCTTAATTAAAAAAAGGCTCCAACTCTATAGAAGCCTTTTTTATTTTATGCATTTTAGTGAATTAATTATGTTGTTAAGCTTATTCGGCTTAACAGCATAATTAATTCGTAAATAAAGATTAAAGCCAGCTATTAAATTTTTTAATATAAATATTTTTTGCTATTTGAATCGACATGCAATAGGATAAAAGTATTATTCCAAGCCATAGAAAATATTTTAATGGTAATGGAACAAATTCTATATAATTTCCAAAAGTAGTAAAGGGAATTGATATTCCTATAATCATTATAATAATTGTAAGAGTAAGAACCGGCTTTGTAGCTCTGCTTTGTATAAAAGGTATTTTTTTTGTTCTTATCATATGAACTATCAATGTTTGTGATAAAAGGCCTTCTATAAACCATCCGGATTGAAATAATGATTGAGATTCAACAGAATTTGTTTTAAACACATACCACATGATAATAAATGTAACTATATCAAATATAGAGCTAATAGGACCTATTCGTATCATAAATTTTCCGATGTCATTTGCGTTCCATTCACGGGGTACTTTTAGATATTCTTCGTCCATAGAGTCCCAAGGAATTGATAATTGAGATATACTGTAAAGAAGATTTTGTACTAAAAGTTGTATCGGAAGCATTGGTAGAAACGGCAAGAAAGCACTTGCTATTAATACACTAAATACATTTCCAAAGTTAGAACTGGTAGCCATTTTTATATATTTAATAATATTTCCGAATACCCTTCTTCCTTCTAATACACCTTGTTCAAGAACCATCAGATCTTTCTGAAGCAGTATTATATCTGCCGATTCTTTTGCAATATCTACTCCCGTATCAACAGATATCCCTACATCCGATTCCTTTAATGCCGCTGCATCGTTGATTCCATCGCCCATATAACCGACAACATGACCGTTTTTTTGGAGAATGTTAATTATCTTTGATTTTTGAATAGGAGACAGTTTTGCAAATACGTCGGTAGATTCTGCTTCTTTAGATAATTCCTCATCACTCATTTTATCTATATCAATGCCTAATTTAATATTCTCAGCAGGAATACCTACATCTTTACATATTTTTCTGGTGACAATTTCATTATCGCCGGTTAATATTTTTATTCTTACCCCATTGTATTGAAGGGCCTTTATAGCAGCAGATGCAGAATCTTTTGGAGGATCTAAAAATCCTATATATCCCATTAAAACCATATCTTTTTCATCTTGAACGCTGAAATTATTCTCGTCGGGAATATCATTTTTCTGTGCTATAGCCAATACTCTCATTCCATCTTTATTAAGGTCGGAAACCATTTTTGATACTTTTGTTTTTATTTCATCAGTCAAGGGAACTACCTTTTCATCCAA is a genomic window of Acidilutibacter cellobiosedens containing:
- a CDS encoding SLC13 family permease, producing MTGSSNSFKRNFIIFISLAIIFLFKLIPAPTGLPQAGMEVLGIFIGCLILWLTISIDWPSFLCIGLLGLMPMLGFNNVLASSFGNSTFAFLMFTFICTYALSETPFLRRCALFFITSPIAKKGSWHFVILFFFSVIFVGSFISPTVLFVIFLPILEEIYNVLKLKKGDKIAEMLMMGLAFCTSISSGMTPIAHVFSLMAMGYYKAATGRSIDYASYMAFAVPVGLISLIFMILIFKLIYRPDMSYIQNIDISSLKADNKPMDHKEKSILTIFAIVVGLWIIPGLIKPIFPSIAAKIDFYGTAMPPLFGAIALSVLTFEGKPLLNFKNAMSKGVPWGSLIMAAATLTFGTAMTNEKIGLTKYLSNSLGPAVSNMAPWLLVLLFTLWAAVQTNLSSNMVTVTTVCTIGIPIVLSTNGAVNTAAVASIIGMMSSYAFATPPAMPHIAIAGSSGWAHASQLLKYGTLLMIITVIITVIIGYPIASALM